Proteins encoded by one window of Heterodontus francisci isolate sHetFra1 chromosome 12, sHetFra1.hap1, whole genome shotgun sequence:
- the pttg1 gene encoding securin encodes MAVRIFVEKENEFLSTHTKNPLKLLSGSATIETSLLQTPQTGKVLTATPCLQQSTRKVLGDVNCPLRAGSMTDYSQKTRLEKVHKKRSSTQILKTAKPTEKSSISEPPKCSLEISEDYPEIEALIPYNPFDFENFSVPEEHKLDHICLTGLPLFFLEKEAALMEKVLNVIPSPLKWPSLVKESSLIDFDMNADILADLDEGELLVMEDDF; translated from the exons ATGGCAGTGAGAATatttgtggagaaagaaaatgaGTTCCTGAGTACCCATACAAAGAATCCTCTGAAGCTACTTTCTGGTTCTG CTACAATTGAAACATCTCTACTGCAGACTCCACAAACAGGAAAGGTGTTAACTGCAACTCCTTGTTTACAGCAATCTACAAGAAAAGTCCTGGGGGATGTGAACTGTCCATTGCGAGCAGGCAGCATGACTGATTACTCACAGAAAACGAGACTAGAGAAGGTCCACAAAAAGAGAAGCAGTACACAAATCTTAAAAACTGCTAAG CCTACAGAAAAATCTTCCATTTCagaaccaccaaaatgctctcttgAAATCTCTGAAGACTACCCTGAAATTGAAGCTCTCATTCCATACAATCCTTTTG ACTTTGAGAACTTCAGTGTGCCGGAGGAACATAAGCTTGATCACATCTGCCTGACCGGTTTACCACTCTTCTTTCTTGAGAAAGAAGCAGCATTGATGGAAAAAGTACTGAACGTAATTCCttcacctctgaaatggccttctcTTGTAAAAGAATCCA GTTTGATTGATTTCGACATGAATGCTGACATTTTGGCAGACTTGGATGAAGGTGAATTGCTAGTGATGGAAGATGACTTCTGA